CTGAACAATCCAACAGAAAATGATGACATACCCTTGAACTTTGGCTGCTCCTCTTCGGACCATTTTTGCTGCAATGATAAGACTGAGGCCATAACTTGAGAGCCACTGCACTCAATGTTTAGCCGATTCTAAATGATCGGCAAGATAATAGACCTGCCTTCCCAAGCGAGAAATCCCAAAAGTTGTGCCCTTGAGGTCGTCTACAGAATTGTACTGGCTGTTCTTACCTGTAACTATGGCCCTATGTACCAGTTTAGTTTCAGAATAATAGAAAATGCATGCTTACCATCGCAAGGGAGACGCAATATATCGCCCGACAATCTTGTAAGACGTCTGGCCGTTTGCCAAACCCGCAATGAGAGCGTCGGTAAGCGCTTCAAGCTATTATTAACAATCCTACGACTCAATGTTCCAGGCTTACCGATGCAGAGATCAATCTCCCCGTTCTTTAACTTGACCTGCAATATTCATCAGTTCGTCAATGCTTGGAGTATTACTGTCACCGAGACATACCTGCATTTCGCCGGTCCCACCCGGGCACTCAATCAGCTCTACTGTCTCCCCTTTGTCCTTTTCGAcaaattgaagaagaggagagaggaaatGCTCTCGGTGCCATCCGACCCTGAGTTTTGTGGACATTTTGATATAAATGTCAGGCTGAAATCGTAACAGAACCCCTTCTTAACTACCTGGCAAATGCAAATGGCCCGCGGGGCTAATGAGTTGAAGATAGATAGATGATGCACAGCAGTAGTTATCGGCAATATCCGCAATTGGATACTACGTAATATGATGACGTGGAAGTTACATCTAGCCCACGACGACGACAGCAGAAACATGATGACAGTGAACGGCCGGATGATCGACTGGCAGGGCTGGCAGGAGTGATCTTGATTCCAGTTAATTCGTTGTGTCAGCTATTCTGTTGTTCATTTTATCTTGTATCCATTTTCATAACTAAATAATTGGAGGCTAAGATGCACTCAAGCGTCCTCCTATATTTTCCTCTACTGCCCCTACTACCAGCACTCGCAATCAGAAGCGGCCCGCATCAGCTACGAGATCTCTACGCCTATCCAAAGTACCAAGTCCAATTTCTCAACGACTTGCCCGTGTCAACCAGTGATGCTAAGAGAATAAAGGAAGTGGGCGTTGGTAGCGAAATAGAGTGGCTAGATATGAAACCTGGGGACAGAAGTCTCGAGGATGGCACTAAAAGGGTATGTATGCTTTAACATGATTCAAAGAATTAAGGCTAATTTGTATTAAAAACAGGAGAGGCTAGAGTTGATTCCAATGAGCTTTGTTCCGGCGGGCCACGAAGAAGATCCATCTCCCTACGAGTATCTCTGCTTAATGCCATCAAATAATAGCACCGCCTCACAAATGGCAAGAATAGATCAGCttgaggaagtggaggacGAGTTAGACCCTGTTCAAGGGTGGAAAGCTTTAGCTCACCTAGACGGGAAATGTCTTTACTCAAAGCAAGGATGGTTTACTTATGCGTGAGTGACCTTTCAAagctctttttttttcggcCTGACTCTATGGTAGCTACTGCCACGATTCCTACATTCGACAGTTTCGGGCAGCTGCTAATCCCCATACCCACCCTACGCAGGGCTATGTCCCTCAGGAAGACCCCAAATACGAAGGCTACACTCTCGGTCGCCCCTACCCGGTATCCAAGTTCAAAGGATCCAGGGTGAAAGCGAAGGGCGGTAAGCCAGGATCTCCTGCCAAGGCAGAAGACCGATCAACTGCTGTCGAAACTACTGCCAATGCTCCCCATActcaatcatctccttccgtGTCTTTTGGCCTCGGCGCTTCTTCACGTTACCTGGTCCAACGCTGGAGTGATGGTACAAGATGCGACAAAACTGGTCGTCCTCGAGAGATTGAGGTGCAGGTACATTGCTCAATGACCTCTGGGGATATGATCTACATGATTAAAGAGGTTGCCATATGCCAATACgttatcatcattcattcaCCACATCTGTGCGGACTACCTGGTTTCAAAGCACATGATGCCGAGGTTGAACCGGCTAACGTAATGTGCCGACAGGTGGTGGACGATGAGGAGTGGGCGAAATGGGAGAACGAAGTTAGAGATGGAACAGCAGGCGCGAATGAACCTCAGCCTCAGGAAATCGAAGAGGGGAAACAGACGAGAAGGTTAGAACAATCATCGTTCTCTAAATGGCCTGGAAAAGGGCAACCTCAGTTCAGATTCGGACTTGCAGCCGCAAGAGAGCGCCCAGCTGGAGATGAAGTCAGCCATGAACAGTCCGGTGTAGATGAAACGGGAGAAACGGGAGACCAAGCCAGCGAGTCCATTCCGGCTGATATTATCTTTGGTCTTGATATGGACGAGGATATGAAGAGCATGCTCAGGCGTGCTGTTGGATTACTGGCAAAGGAGGCCAGGAGTGAAAAGCGAGAcaatggtgatgaggaagaagcagacGGAGATGAAGTTGTCTTGATCTCAtgggacgaagatgaaaacGGGCGGCCGGTGCTGCTGGAAGCAGATATCCTCTTaaaggacgaagatggagagattAAGCTGGAAATGGGTGCAAGCGAAAAGGATATGCTTAAGAAGGTATTGAGAGATTACATGCTTAAGGCAAAccacgaagaagaagagcaaagaaAGCGGGTTGTCGATGAGTTATGACTTTCATGACTGTAAAATATGTATTGAATTCTTCAGGACAATATATATTTGACATCTCTGAACTGCTTCCAAGTAGGTGGCCCTCACTATATTTGAAACAGAAAACTGTAGATTCCATACAACCATACACAGAACAACTCCAAGATGACAACATTAATACAGCAGATAACCAATGTAATGTTTCTAATacgcttcttcatcttcctcgtcttccccCAGCTCAAATGCCTCACCGGCCACAACCCTTCCCCATCCGTACCTGGGTCTATCGACGGGTTCAGCATCAACTGTGgctgccttctttcccttgttTTGTCCCAAAAGAGCAGCCTCTTCCCTATCGCCAGACCGCTGTTCAGATACCAACGACTTGACTTCGGGCATAGGGAAGATCAACCCCATAATTCTCTTCAAAATGATCCAGCTCGCGGTCCAAGCTAGAGTGATAATTGTCCAGGAAGCATAGCATTGTATAGCCGAATCTTCAGGATCAGCATCTTCGCGTGGGGAGGGAGCTGCGCTGGAAGCTGGATTGGAGCATGGACGGTAGGGGATATCGGGAAAGAGGGTAAAAAGGACGGCGGCCACTGCGGTAAAAGTCAGTTGGCGATATCACTCATAACTGCCATGAACGGAAAACGTACGGGgccaaagaaggaagaaaattGCTGCAGTGGCAACTTCGAATGCACGGACCTGTCGGGAATAGCCCGCTTGTCTTTTGATATCATCCGCAGACGCGGTGCTTTTGAGACTGATacaagaggatgagatgagGTTCACGAATGGTTCAGACAAATGGCATACCATAGAATGGTGAAAATCATGCTCAAAACAGAGATTACGAACATGAATATCTCACTTAAGTCTGAAAGAGAGAGCATCAATGATTGCTCCCAAGCGAATGGCAGAGACTCACTGGAATCACCGATACCCAGCCCTATCATGCTCGCACAAGCAACGCCTAGAGAGCACAGAAAAAGAGGCAGATACGTCCATACTCTCCCCTCTGCATATCTATCCTTTTTCTTAGGCGGTGATTGCCACGGCTCCgaggctgaggaggagggcatGGTAGGTTCGGCATCTGCCATTCCTTGCGCATATGACCAGGTTGAATTGCGAGGAGTCGTAGGCGACAGAGTACCGTAGGACACTAAACTTTCTGGTGTAGTTTGCCCAATGTCAGGGGGTAGTGATTGATTGACCCTCGTGGGAGAGTTGGGCACCGAACCCAACGCCATCTCCCACATGATATACCCTCGACTTCCTTTCCCTACTGTCTGTCCTTCAGATAAGGATAGTGATTCAAAATAGCTTGGCGAAAGAGTGCTGGATATTATTACAAGTAAAAGGGCTAGCGTTGAGGTTGACAGAAGATGCAACAAGGTGAGGTCGAAAGTGAGAAGTGGGCAAGTCGGTAGAAGGAACTCGGGAAGTGTAGGAGAGCATACGCCTTGCTGGAGGGTGAATGCAGAGAATGCCATTGTTGCAGCTGTGAAAGAGTCAGCGTATCATATTTGAATCTCAAGCCAGTTGAGCTTACATGTCCAGCATATCCACAGCATAGATACTAGCGTGAATTCGAGACGGTCGAGATACAATCTCCATGGGCGTGACAGCAAGATGTGTGCCATGCGCCTGTTCCCAGACGTCGTCAGCACTCAATCCTGAGAGGCCATCATTTCGATAGCATAGAAAACCATCGTCCAGCACTCACAATGCAGCAACCCCGACCAATCCCGTAGAGCCCATCAACACAATGAGCCCTCTTATATCACCAGGCCTACCGCTATACATTTCCGCTCCTGCTCATTCTCATGTCGTTAGCTTATTAAGCGGACTGGCGAGTAATTTCGAAATGTCCAATAGACTCACCACCCGCTGCAGATGGAGCCGAAGATGCAACTGCTACCCCTGATAGCACACCGACGAACAAATCAAGCCCCCACCGAGCCTGAGTGATGGTGAATAGCGAAGGGCTCATTGCGGTGGGTGGCcaaaggatgaagatctGCTTTGTCAACTGCCACGAATTGGAATTGACCTCCTTCGATAATCTAGATTAAGAGAATGTTTGTTGAACCTTAAGGCGAAATTGATGGAAACTGACGAATATTAATTTCGTTACCTTGGCTTCTTGTACATGGGGCATCGTCGTACCATCATTGGTCGGATCGTCGATGAGTCATCCGCTTGCGCTTGTCACCGTCGGGCTTGATATTACGGCTCATCGGGCCCAGGCAGTGAATGGTAGCTTGTCGTTCATAACACAAGTGATGCACATAATCTACTATTATTATATAGGTACAGGTGATTTAGATACATTGCTGAAGCGCCGTGCAGCATGCAGACCGGGGAAACTGAATGGGGAAATGTTTTGCTCTGAGCTCTTTGCGTGGTGCGGTGGGAACGCTGAAGAAACACGCATCCCCCCAGGAACAGCGCGGTAAATGGTATAAACAAAACATCTCAAGCGCTTTCCAACTCATCTGTACTTATACTTCCTGGTGTCTAAAGTGGTACCAGCTGGGCGGAGCAAGGGAGCCACGCATCAAGGTCTCCCCGCGCcttttgatgaagagcacAATGGGAGACAAGATGCAATCGTACCCCTTGCTCGATTAGCGAATGATGCATTATCAATATCTATTTTCTAACCCGAGTAAGCcttgcctcttccatccaccCCCCAGcatctccaaatcctcTCTATCACCCTCAGCTtatcttcccttttcaaAACAGGATTTTCAACCATCCTCAAATCGTCCAAGAATGCCTCCCTCTTACTTGCGCCTAATACAGTTGCCCATGATCGAAGACTTGAAACAGAAACGATGAGAAGACCTCTATCACGATGAGTCATCTCCGCTTCAGGGGAGGTGATAAGGAGACGCTCAATGGATCTATATCTGCGTTAATCACAGTCATAATTTTAAAAGATGGTTAACCTACCGAAGACTGTGGAAGTAAGCTCGTCTTCTGCTCTTACCCCTCTTTTCACCCTTCCAAACACCTTGCAACCAACCCCCGAAACCGTAGAGTATCAGCAGACTGGGAGCAAGTCCGACAAAGGCGAATGTAAGCTGTTGAGAGCGGAGAAGGTGGTCAAgtgagaggagggagagagaaagatcGGTCTACAGTGGGTATTAACAACAGCGAAGACGGGCTAATGGCGCGCGCGACTGACCTTAGTCTTCTGCACTTGAATCAAGAGAGTTCGGATGAGGCTCCCCATCAACGCATTCTTCAGAGGACTCTGCATCTCCCTCTCGTATACCCTTAACACTTCTTCCATATCTCCATTTTTTACTTTGTCTCCGAGCGCCTGTAATTGAGGTCCAGAGAGATGATAGTAATCCTTTCCGAGGTCCATGACCATTCTCTCAAGAGACTTCTCTTGTGTTAATGTCAAGCTACATATTGAGACAGAGATATTGGGGGCTTACAGCTTGATCGGATTGAACGGTGCTGGGAGCTACACCTAGACCTTCACCTCCGCCCCTCAATGTCTTTCCAATACCTTCCAGCGGTTCCCATACCCACTGAACAAAGAATCCCTTGATAgtctcttttccattccTGATCTGTTCCTGCAGCCACTCTTTATTTCTCCCAATGATACTGACCGTGAAGTAGAGGGTGgggggaagaaaaaggaatggGAACCAGAGTCTGGTGAGTCTTCCAGGTCTAGCGTGGACGGAGAGTGTCGAAGAAATGTTGGCCTCTGACTGGGAAAGGCGGGTGGTGAGAAGTGAGAGGAGAGTGTTGGCGGTAGGAATAGACTGGGGAGGTGTCGTGGAACGAGATTTGCGGGGTTTAGGAAGTGGAACGTCAAGGACCGAACACAAAAGGCTGTACACCCGTTGGGTCTCACTAGCTACATCACCCGTTGCTTGCACACCCTCTTTTGCCTCCATGTTCCATTGAGGACCTTGTGATGCAAGGACGCCGATACGGTGTGCCGCATTGTCTCGAGCACGGGTAAGCTCAGATCTGGTTGACAGGATCTCTCTCCTGGTGAGCGTCCACGGAGAAGTGATAGATGTCAGGGCTGCAGAAGTGGTCGAGTGGAGAGgcttgaagaggagctCTTTGGAAGGAAATTTGAAGGCTTTCAAGTTTGGAAAAGATAGCTGGGCTCGAGGAGGGATGGCATTCCACAATCTATGTGGCATGGCTGGGCTGAGTGAGCATTTGTCGGGCTACATGGGTGACGTTTCTTACTTTGGATGAGGTAAACGCTCACACCACGCGGGCTATTTAATACGACATCCCACCATACTCTCTCCCGTTCAAGGTTTAGAGCGCCGTCAATAAAGGCATCCAGGACTTCTTTCCAGAGGACTGTCACCGCTCGACCCATCACTTCGACCTCCACGAGCTCATCAATTTCGCTCAATTGATCGGCTGCGTATCCTTCCTGATCCTTGGCGCTAGCAAGACCCTCCAGAATTTGCTGCAGCCTCTCCTTGCTAATGGGTTTGGATGAGCTTAGCTCTGAGAGGGCACTCTGCAGATGAGGTTTGGGAGTCGTAGACTGCTGGACATGAAGCTGGGTAGaaggtggaaaggagatggggagAGTAGAAAGAGCCGAAAGCTGGAATTGGAGCTGTTCCGAGGCGTAACTGGAGGCGTGCGAGTGAAATACGGAGGCCATCTTGGAGATAGGTATTGATGTATAGAGCTGAAAGTCGACATTTTGACATATTTATTAGTGGACCACAAGAGAACTGCTTTAGTGACGTCACACTGTAGAACCCGCGGCCGGCCCTTTAGTCGGTTGTCTAAATAGCCGCCCACTTTGTTTTCCCGTCTGATTTCCGGAAGGCGCGGAAGGCAAAGCGGTTTGGCGGAAATAACGAACGCAGAAAGACCCAAGTTAATGCTTCTCGACCCTACCACTTTTTATACGGCTCTTTATATCTCAAGTTCAACTTGCCATCCTAGTAATGAGGTTCGGAGTGGTGTCCTCGGATTCCGACTCGGACTCGGATATCGTATCTGTCGAttactccttctcttcgGACGAAGAATCACTGGACGGCTTTCAATGGTATATATCCCTTCCGCTCCCATGTTCTGCTAAGCTAATACGTGTCTCAAGGATATCTACAGATCCAAATTCCTCATTGGGGAGAGATATACGCGCTGCACTAGATTCtagtgatgaagaagtgttGGGCTCTGAGGATGAAGTGGAGATTTTGGGACTGAGCGGGAGAAGCGTCAATGGCGGGAAGAACGGAGGCAAGGCAAGGACTCAATCCCCTTGGAATGCTTTTTCAACGTACGTATCATGTGTATGGATGACTCAGAGCTGACATTGAACTAGTCCTCAATCGtcgaagaacaagagaaaaagcgaaaTTTCGTCTTCGTTATGGAGGCATTCGCCCTTGGCGCGCTCATTGACTGGAAGCAAAGTACCCAGCAGCAAGGCTactttggaagaagtgCTGAAAGAAGAGCCAGATGTGTTTGAAACTTGGGTCAAGAGgactgaagaggaggctTGGGTACGTCTTGACATCGCTAGTAATGTTTATTGGGTATCTCACTAAATATTCACTTACTCAAAGAGGGATGGTCAATATCGTGCGGCGAAGCAGCAGTCGCATGTTCGCTCTATAGCCACCAATGCTCGTGCCAAAATTGTATCAATCCAGGAGTCACAACTTTCACAAGAAGCTGAGGAGATTCGACGACTTTTGGAAGGGTTAGCTCTGAGGCATGAcaaacaagaagaagagcttcgGAAAGCTTTCAAGGAGCGCGAGGAGAGTCTTTGGAAGGTATGTCTTTGTATGAAAGTACAACTGCTGATACTGACACCATATTAGGACATTGATGAAGTGATTCAATCGGTTGAAAAGCGGGAGGCGGAAGCTGCAGCGAAGGCTGCCAGAATAGCTCAAGCGGAGgcaaaaaggagaaaagaggaggaagaagcccGGATAGCAGAAAAGGATCGAGTGGCGCGCGAACAAAAAGCGGAGATTGAACGCCATACGAAGGAATTGGCTTTGAAGGAACAGCAAGCGAAGGCTGCCATGGAAGCCAAAGAACGCaagttggaggaagaaaagagagcaaaggaggaaaaggaaaaagctTCTAAGAGGATTGTTGACAAGAGAGAACAAGCTGGGGCCATGTGGAGAGCGTACACCGAAAAACAGAACTGGATGAAGAGCGAGGTGATTGAGAAGGTCAAGGCGGATAGACCAACGATGACGAATTTGAataaggggaagaggatgattaTTAGGTGGCTGGGTCAAGCCTTGAATACAAGAGAATCTGTTGTGAAGATCGTGAGTTAGATCACGGATGATTGGACACTGACTATGATTAGACAACCGACATCCATGATCTCCTTATCCAACAACTTccctcaccaccttccGCGGCTTCGCCCATTCAATTCACTCCAGACGTTCCCAAACCATATGCCTATCTTCTCTCCCATGTTTCCAAAGTACTTATCACTCAAGCGCAGTCCGAAATTACGTCCAAACCGACATCCGCCTTTCCTCTGGCAAAGGTTGTAGTGGGGCTGATGCTGAGGGGTCACGCCGCTTTAGGCGATGTTTTATTTGCTAGATTCGTGAAAAAGTGTCCTTGGGTAGTTCCATTCTACCCCGCTCCTCAAACTGTACGTTTTCGCTGAAGAGAGACGTTTGAGAAATGCTAACAGATGGTAGAATCAAAGTCGTGAAGCGTACGAAAAGTCAACCGGGCGGGGTACCGATGAGTCACAACACGAATACATCTCTCGGATGTCCAGCATTTGCACTTTGTTTTTTGCTATCCTTCAAACACCTCTTACGCCGCTCATCCCCACTTTACCGTCTGCACCTACCCCAGAAGAACTTGACAAACTCGTCCCTAAGCCAATGCGACTCACCTATGCCTGGACGTGGCTTGCTCTTGCCCTTCGCGACCCTATGCCAGCTTCTCCTCCAATCGCTGCTTTGCTTACGACGTGGATCGAAATTGCCCTGGCCGAAGTCATCCGTATCTATGGTAAAGGTCAAACAGATAAACTTAGAGAATCTttggagagggagggaatACAGGGTGGGGAAATCAAGGGCGATGGAGGGATGTCGCGGGACAAGCTGGGCTTCGTGTTAGACAAGTGGAGGAGTGGGGAGGATATGGCGATGAAAGGGAGGGACTGGGTAGCTTGATGCGCCATACACCATCCCGCAGATTGAATGAGTGTATCATATATCTGGTTTTTTGTTGTACTACGTACATACGATTTCACACTGCATAATGCGACTTTTGCATGCCACCTGCAATCTGCCCGACCAGCAGTAGGAGGGGATAGGAATTCGGTCTCGTAGGAGTTATCAGGGGGCTCATACACTTACGTCCACTCGCACGATTACACTACTGCTGCATGCTGCGGGGTTCCGGATTTGAGGGAGGCGACTGTACTTCGTTGCATATAATTGTACGTAGTGTATGCCGTCCGCTTGAACATGATCTGCCGgattggagatgatgacgtCGACGGTAATAAAGGGCGGCATGGGACATTACATGATGGCGGATGGCGAGACAtttgcctccacctccacctaTACTTAGCAGGATGCCTGGACATTCATCACTCAGCACAATAATATGACGTCGAGCGTTTATGACATTTTGTGCCTCATTATATGGCTTTCAACCCCTTGGAGCAGTTTGGGGAATGTATAATATGAGAGTTTGGAAAACTATTTATGCATGAAATTGGCTGCCGAACAAAGATACATACCACTACAACCCCAAGCTCAACAACAATGTCGTCTGGTAACGTACCAAAGATTGAAAGGCTTAGCTGTGTCCCTAACGACTACCCCTGTGAGCCCCTTCCATTGTACAATTCGTTGGAAGAAGTGCTGACATTTAGAGATAGGGGGTGAGGTCGGCAATGACAGTTTGGCCGCTCGTCTAGCATCGAAGAACGGTGCCGTCTCGTTCGACCTCAAGCCTGAACAGGCCTACGCCGAGCTGTGGATGGGCACCCACCCGAATAATCCTGCCCACCTATTCTCATCCCCCGACACACTCCTTTCCACCCACCTCAAAAAGAACCCTTCCTTACTCGGTGCAGCCAATCGAttttctcctcccttcACTGGGGCAAAGGGCTCTGGCGCTGAGGGccaggaagaaggacatgTACCTTTCTTGTTCAAAGTTTTGACCTGCAAGCAAGCTCTTCCATTGCAGATCCATCCCGATAAAGCTTTGGCCAAGAAGTTGCACGAAGAGAACCCTAAGCAATTTGGCGAGTAAGCTCACAGCCCATTTTGCAATGATAATGAGGAACTGACTTGAGGTCAAGTATCAACCATAAGCCGGAAATCGCTGTCTGCCTTTCAGACCGTTTTCTTGGATTTGCTTCCTTTCGCCCATACGACAAAATTGCTTCACTCTTGAAAAGTGTTCAAGAaatttctcttctcccctctTTGCTCCAGAAGTCCATTAAATCGTTCATTTCTGCCCCCTCGGCCGAAACTCTTCAACCTACTTGGGAGGGATTCATTAAGCTCGGAGACAACGAGGAATCAGTCAAGAAATTCTCGGACCGCGTACTTAGCCAAGGACTCAAGGCTTTTGACAGTGTAGATattgaagacgaggacAAGAACAGATTAGTGCGAGCTGTTGAGTTGGGAAAGAAGTACAACCCTGGAGATGCTGGACTGTTCTCTAGTTTGTGGGTTGCCTCCCTTCCCAGTAGTGGGAGTTTTTAAGATTTGTAAGCTTACAAAGATGTTTAGGCTCTTTTTGAATCTTATAGAGCTTAAAAAGGACCAGGGTATGTACGTCGGCGCCGATGGCCCCCACGCTTGGCTCGAAGGCGGTGAGTAACCTTCCAAGTAACCTCATCGCTTTTACTAATATTGCTAAGAAATCGTTGAGCTTATGGCCATCAGCGACAATGTCCTCAATGTTGGCTTCACTTCTGACGACTCCAAAGATGATCCTTCATTGGTTGCCAAGGCTGTAACTTGCACCCCCAAAGCTATCAAGGACCTTCTATTGGA
This region of Cryptococcus neoformans var. neoformans B-3501A chromosome 10, whole genome shotgun sequence genomic DNA includes:
- a CDS encoding hypothetical protein (Match to EST gb|CF190228.1|CF190228), producing MHSSVLLYFPLLPLLPALAIRSGPHQLRDLYAYPKYQVQFLNDLPVSTSDAKRIKEVGVGSEIEWLDMKPGDRSLEDGTKRERLELIPMSFVPAGHEEDPSPYEYLCLMPSNNSTASQMARIDQLEEVEDELDPVQGWKALAHLDGKCLYSKQGWFTYAYCHDSYIRQFRAAANPHTHPTQGYVPQEDPKYEGYTLGRPYPVSKFKGSRVKAKGGKPGSPAKAEDRSTAVETTANAPHTQSSPSVSFGLGASSRYLVQRWSDGTRCDKTGRPREIEVQVHCSMTSGDMIYMIKEVAICQYVIIIHSPHLCGLPGFKAHDAEVEPANVMCRQVVDDEEWAKWENEVRDGTAGANEPQPQEIEEGKQTRRLEQSSFSKWPGKGQPQFRFGLAAARERPAGDEVSHEQSGVDETGETGDQASESIPADIIFGLDMDEDMKSMLRRAVGLLAKEARSEKRDNGDEEEADGDEVVLISWDEDENGRPVLLEADILLKDEDGEIKLEMGASEKDMLKKVLRDYMLKANHEEEEQRKRVVDEL
- a CDS encoding hypothetical protein (Match to EST gb|CF188721.1|CF188721; HMMPfam hit to PMI_typeI, Phosphomannose isomerase type I, score: 145.0, E(): 1.7e-40) produces the protein MSSGNVPKIERLSCVPNDYPWGEVGNDSLAARLASKNGAVSFDLKPEQAYAELWMGTHPNNPAHLFSSPDTLLSTHLKKNPSLLGAANRFSPPFTGAKGSGAEGQEEGHVPFLFKVLTCKQALPLQIHPDKALAKKLHEENPKQFGDINHKPEIAVCLSDRFLGFASFRPYDKIASLLKSVQEISLLPSLLQKSIKSFISAPSAETLQPTWEGFIKLGDNEESVKKFSDRVLSQGLKAFDSVDIEDEDKNRLVRAVELGKKYNPGDAGLFSSLLFLNLIELKKDQGMYVGADGPHAWLEGEIVELMAISDNVLNVGFTSDDSKDDPSLVAKAVTCTPKAIKDLLLDASKYSKSQNGRTTVYSTPFEEFSIMKIAGDEILSPLDGAGVAVVLEGEWTVEDQEGTKRGGEGTDGEGGEGTIWFIGSATETKWTAKGGKGQIWIAFYDKTAKKDDVGKK